One stretch of Paenibacillus sp. FSL R5-0341 DNA includes these proteins:
- a CDS encoding sugar ABC transporter permease: MNTSLRSPLIYTLFIMPALILFVMFFLYPIGSSLYYSLTSWNGVSAEPRFVGLSNYVKALTDERFWISTRNNGFFIGFSVLIQVPLIVLFSLLIANVKRLKGLYKTAVFLPSIMSTAVIGILWGFIYEPNIGLLNKMLHVLGIDPIYWLSDNRFAMLSILVTNAWQWTGFYIVMVLAAILAIPRDLDEAAAIDGATAVQRAMRITLPLIRPIISVVIMLSIAGAMKAADIVIVMTKGGPAGSTEVLATYMIKYAITNFKYGYGNTIAVLIFALTLVLTAVYQLLVARRGERVEY; encoded by the coding sequence ATGAATACTTCACTCCGTAGCCCGTTAATCTATACGCTGTTTATAATGCCGGCATTGATTCTGTTTGTGATGTTCTTTCTATATCCTATTGGCAGCTCCCTGTATTACAGTCTGACGAGTTGGAATGGGGTATCGGCTGAGCCACGTTTTGTGGGCTTATCCAATTATGTGAAGGCACTGACCGATGAACGGTTTTGGATATCCACACGGAATAACGGCTTTTTTATTGGATTTTCAGTACTCATTCAGGTACCCCTGATCGTCCTGTTTTCGCTTCTGATTGCCAATGTGAAAAGGCTGAAAGGTCTGTATAAAACAGCTGTTTTTTTACCATCCATCATGTCGACAGCTGTTATCGGTATCTTATGGGGATTTATCTATGAACCCAATATCGGGCTATTAAACAAAATGCTTCATGTGCTGGGCATTGATCCAATCTACTGGTTATCGGATAACCGATTCGCCATGTTGTCCATTTTGGTGACCAACGCATGGCAGTGGACCGGATTTTACATTGTCATGGTGCTGGCGGCTATTCTGGCGATTCCCCGTGATTTGGATGAAGCGGCTGCAATTGATGGGGCAACGGCGGTACAACGTGCAATGCGAATTACGTTGCCGCTGATTCGGCCGATCATTTCCGTAGTTATCATGTTGTCCATTGCGGGTGCAATGAAAGCAGCCGACATCGTAATTGTCATGACCAAAGGTGGGCCCGCTGGGTCTACCGAGGTTTTGGCGACATACATGATCAAATATGCAATTACCAACTTCAAATATGGCTATGGTAATACCATTGCAGTGCTGATCTTTGCTCTGACGCTTGTGCTCACTGCGGTGTATCAACTGCTGGTGGCGAGGCGGGGAGAGAGGGTGGAATATTAA
- a CDS encoding extracellular solute-binding protein yields the protein MKKGMTLLLSLLLITSWTLAGCASSSNEPQQGAGNTPTEEKSKEPIEMLLRHTQVGADKQKRLAILQDVVDKVEGEIPNLTFTLDGVESDVNRKEKLRGEMAAGNPPDIFELFGSPDSKVYAKEGMLLDLTPILQELGIQDQFTSLEPFTYEGKVYGLPIGGSGEGFFYNKEYFEQKGWKAPTTMAELDNILAEIKADGKVPLASASKAGWVPLMLTNHLWSRYAGPEITAKFATGEAKWTDPGVVQGFAKHKEWVDKGYFKKGELGFEYAEYTTQFTSGEAVLMYDGTWKSSVFKEGQSGESLIGKVGFFNMPPVENGAGDQTSLMRDVNNGYGFSAAVADDPQKLEAVKAFIKNFYNEDMQVRGLVEDGVLPAMKLDEKVLTDSITDDLMKEIVAVLNASKTSFPAFDALVQADVTTEISNLQIQKLIGGQTTPEKMAEELQKVQEEANASVE from the coding sequence ATGAAAAAAGGAATGACATTGCTGCTTTCATTATTGCTTATCACTTCATGGACTTTGGCGGGATGTGCAAGCTCAAGTAACGAGCCACAGCAAGGTGCGGGTAATACACCTACGGAGGAGAAAAGTAAGGAACCGATTGAGATGCTTCTGCGCCACACACAGGTGGGAGCCGACAAACAGAAAAGACTGGCCATTCTGCAGGATGTTGTGGACAAAGTTGAGGGTGAGATACCCAATCTGACCTTTACACTGGATGGCGTCGAATCGGATGTGAATCGCAAGGAGAAGCTTCGCGGAGAGATGGCGGCAGGCAATCCCCCGGATATCTTCGAACTGTTCGGCAGCCCGGATTCCAAAGTCTATGCCAAGGAAGGCATGCTGCTTGATCTGACTCCAATTTTGCAAGAGCTTGGCATTCAGGACCAGTTTACGTCGCTTGAGCCGTTTACGTATGAAGGCAAAGTATATGGACTGCCGATTGGCGGTTCGGGCGAAGGTTTTTTCTATAATAAAGAGTACTTTGAACAAAAAGGATGGAAAGCTCCAACCACCATGGCTGAACTGGACAACATACTGGCCGAGATCAAGGCCGATGGCAAAGTGCCGCTTGCTTCCGCATCCAAAGCAGGCTGGGTTCCGCTCATGTTAACCAACCACCTGTGGTCCCGATATGCCGGGCCGGAGATTACTGCAAAGTTTGCAACAGGTGAAGCGAAGTGGACCGACCCCGGTGTTGTGCAAGGTTTTGCCAAGCATAAGGAATGGGTCGATAAGGGTTACTTCAAAAAAGGCGAGCTGGGCTTCGAGTATGCCGAATACACCACTCAATTTACGAGCGGAGAAGCGGTGTTGATGTATGACGGAACATGGAAATCATCTGTATTCAAAGAAGGTCAGAGCGGTGAATCGCTCATTGGCAAGGTTGGATTTTTCAATATGCCTCCGGTAGAGAACGGCGCAGGCGATCAGACGTCTTTGATGCGGGATGTGAACAATGGATACGGATTCTCGGCAGCAGTGGCGGATGACCCGCAGAAGCTGGAAGCAGTGAAAGCTTTTATCAAAAATTTCTACAATGAAGATATGCAGGTCCGTGGTCTTGTGGAAGACGGTGTGTTGCCTGCGATGAAGCTGGACGAGAAAGTGCTGACCGACAGTATTACCGATGATCTGATGAAAGAAATTGTGGCTGTGCTTAATGCGTCCAAGACGTCGTTCCCGGCATTTGATGCACTCGTTCAGGCTGATGTGACGACAGAGATCAGCAATCTGCAAATCCAGAAGTTGATTGGTGGGCAGACCACCCCAGAGAAAATGGCAGAAGAGCTGCAAAAGGTACAAGAAGAAGCAAACGCTTCAGTGGAGTAG
- the pflA gene encoding pyruvate formate-lyase-activating protein → MVKGHIHSLETFGTVDGPGIRFVLFMQGCLLKCQYCHNPDTWALDGGKEMTLEEILAEIEPYLSYYRSSGGGLTISGGEPTLQAHFVAEIFKEVKRRWGLHTTLDSNGFNEPDRIHDLLDHTDLVLLDLKHIDDEKHIKLTGKSNERTLKTAKWLSEQGRKMWIRHVYVPGIHNEEEDLLNLGRFIGTLNGVEKFEILPYHQMGIYKWEALGKVYPLDGVPSPSEEEVERAYRLIEQGRQETAGMACSGK, encoded by the coding sequence ATGGTTAAAGGACATATTCATTCACTCGAAACTTTCGGGACGGTTGACGGCCCAGGCATCCGCTTCGTGCTTTTTATGCAAGGATGTCTACTCAAGTGTCAATATTGCCACAACCCTGATACATGGGCACTAGATGGTGGAAAAGAAATGACGCTCGAGGAGATATTGGCTGAAATTGAGCCGTATCTATCTTACTACCGTAGCTCCGGAGGCGGGCTCACGATATCTGGCGGAGAACCAACGTTACAGGCTCATTTTGTAGCCGAAATCTTCAAGGAAGTGAAGCGACGTTGGGGATTGCATACGACACTGGACAGCAACGGATTTAACGAACCGGATCGGATTCACGACCTGTTGGACCACACAGACCTGGTTCTGCTGGACCTCAAGCATATTGATGACGAGAAACATATCAAGCTGACAGGCAAATCCAACGAGAGAACGTTGAAAACGGCCAAGTGGCTATCGGAGCAAGGCCGGAAAATGTGGATACGCCACGTGTATGTGCCTGGTATTCATAACGAGGAAGAGGATCTGCTTAATCTCGGACGGTTTATAGGTACATTAAATGGCGTTGAGAAGTTCGAAATTCTTCCATACCATCAGATGGGGATTTACAAATGGGAAGCGCTCGGTAAAGTATATCCACTGGATGGTGTTCCTTCGCCAAGTGAAGAAGAAGTGGAGCGGGCGTATCGCCTGATCGAACAAGGTCGCCAGGAAACAGCTGGCATGGCTTGTTCCGGTAAGTAA
- the pflB gene encoding formate C-acetyltransferase, giving the protein MSVIEKDVKQQTGWRNFTKGTWTKSVDVNDFLAHNLSPYYGDEAFLAGATQNTKELWEIVSDLTKKERDNGGVLDVDVNTPATIVSHQPGYLDQTKEQIVGVQTDAPFKRSIQPTGGIRMMIDACEAYGFELPQGVIDIFTNIRKTHNQGVFDAYTSDMRAARKAGIITGLPDAYGRGRIIGDYRRVALYGVDFLIRNKKGELNALEVDVIDEDVIRLREELSEQIRALQELKQLGDMHGFDISLPATTAKEAFQWLYFGYLAAIKEQNGAAMSLGRVSSFLDIYIERDLQEGILSEEQAQELVDHFVMKLRIVKFLRTPDYNELFSGDPTWVTESIGGMSVNGETRVTKNSFRFLHTLHNLGPAPEPNLTVLWSTKLPEAFKDYCSKVSIETSSIQYENDDLMRPIYGDDYGIACCVSAMKIGKQMQFFGARANLAKALLYAINGGRDEKSGAQVGPEYPAITSDVLDYNEVMKRFKPMMEWLAKLYMNTLNVIHYMHDKYSYERIEMALHDRDIVRTMACGIAGLSVTADSLSAIKYAKVKPIRNEQGIAVDFEIEGDFPCYGNNEDSVDSIAVELVENFMGMIRKHKAYRNAVPTQSVLTITSNVVYGKKTGTTPDGRKAGEPFAPGANPMHGRDKKGALASLGSVAKLPYEHSLDGISNTFSIVPKALGKEETTRKSNLTAMMDGYFGQNAHHLNVNVFDRQQLIDAMDHPENYPQLTVRVSGYAVNFIKLTREQQLDVINRTFHGSM; this is encoded by the coding sequence ATGTCGGTGATTGAAAAAGATGTCAAACAACAAACAGGCTGGAGAAACTTTACCAAAGGAACATGGACCAAATCCGTAGATGTGAATGATTTTCTGGCACACAACTTGTCTCCGTATTACGGCGATGAAGCGTTCCTCGCAGGTGCAACCCAGAATACCAAAGAATTGTGGGAAATCGTATCTGATCTGACCAAAAAAGAACGGGATAACGGCGGTGTCCTTGACGTTGATGTAAACACACCAGCGACTATTGTTTCTCACCAACCAGGTTATCTGGATCAAACCAAAGAGCAGATTGTCGGTGTTCAGACCGATGCTCCGTTCAAACGTTCCATTCAACCAACAGGCGGAATCCGGATGATGATTGATGCATGTGAAGCATACGGCTTCGAATTGCCTCAAGGCGTCATTGATATATTTACGAACATTCGCAAAACACATAACCAGGGTGTATTCGATGCTTATACTTCCGACATGCGTGCAGCGCGTAAAGCAGGGATTATTACAGGTCTGCCAGATGCTTACGGCCGTGGTCGGATCATCGGTGACTATCGTCGTGTAGCTTTGTACGGGGTAGACTTCCTGATTCGTAACAAAAAAGGTGAATTGAATGCACTCGAAGTTGATGTCATTGATGAAGATGTCATTCGTCTGCGGGAAGAATTGTCTGAGCAGATTCGTGCATTGCAAGAGCTGAAACAATTGGGCGATATGCACGGGTTCGATATTTCCTTGCCAGCGACTACAGCGAAAGAAGCGTTCCAATGGTTGTACTTCGGTTATCTCGCTGCGATCAAAGAACAGAACGGTGCTGCGATGTCACTAGGACGTGTATCTTCCTTCCTGGACATCTACATTGAACGTGACCTGCAAGAAGGCATTCTGTCTGAAGAACAGGCACAGGAGCTCGTTGATCATTTTGTAATGAAACTGCGGATTGTCAAATTCCTGCGTACACCAGATTACAACGAACTCTTCAGTGGAGATCCAACATGGGTAACAGAGTCCATCGGTGGTATGTCTGTAAATGGTGAAACACGCGTAACCAAAAACAGCTTCCGTTTCCTGCATACACTGCACAACTTGGGTCCTGCACCAGAGCCGAACCTGACTGTACTTTGGTCCACGAAACTTCCAGAAGCTTTCAAAGATTATTGCAGCAAAGTATCCATTGAAACCAGCTCAATCCAGTATGAGAATGATGATCTGATGCGTCCGATCTACGGTGACGATTACGGTATTGCTTGCTGTGTATCGGCGATGAAGATCGGGAAACAAATGCAATTCTTCGGCGCTCGTGCCAACCTGGCGAAAGCTCTCTTGTATGCGATCAACGGTGGTCGTGACGAGAAATCCGGAGCACAAGTTGGACCTGAGTATCCTGCCATTACTAGCGACGTGCTGGATTACAATGAGGTTATGAAACGCTTCAAACCAATGATGGAGTGGCTCGCGAAGCTGTATATGAACACCCTCAACGTCATTCACTACATGCACGATAAATACAGTTATGAGCGTATCGAAATGGCATTGCATGACCGTGACATTGTACGTACGATGGCTTGCGGTATCGCTGGTCTGTCGGTTACAGCCGACTCACTGAGTGCGATCAAATATGCCAAAGTAAAACCAATCCGTAACGAACAAGGCATCGCTGTTGACTTCGAAATCGAAGGAGACTTCCCTTGTTACGGTAACAATGAAGACAGCGTAGACAGCATTGCTGTTGAACTGGTTGAGAACTTCATGGGTATGATTCGCAAGCACAAAGCTTACCGTAACGCAGTGCCAACGCAATCCGTGCTGACGATCACATCCAACGTGGTATACGGTAAGAAAACAGGAACTACACCGGATGGTCGTAAAGCAGGTGAACCATTTGCTCCAGGTGCGAACCCAATGCATGGTCGTGATAAAAAAGGTGCACTGGCATCCCTTGGCTCTGTAGCCAAATTGCCTTATGAACACAGTCTTGACGGTATTTCCAATACCTTCTCCATCGTGCCAAAAGCATTGGGTAAAGAGGAGACTACACGTAAATCCAACCTGACTGCCATGATGGATGGTTACTTCGGTCAAAATGCTCATCACCTGAACGTTAACGTATTTGATCGTCAACAATTGATTGATGCGATGGATCACCCGGAAAACTATCCGCAACTGACTGTACGGGTATCCGGATATGCGGTTAACTTCATTAAATTGACTCGTGAACAACAGTTGGATGTCATCAACCGTACGTTCCATGGCTCAATGTAA
- the adhE gene encoding bifunctional acetaldehyde-CoA/alcohol dehydrogenase: MAVKNEVAPAKEPTAGQYIQTLIDKANKAHAAFMKMDQKQIDRIVQAMALAGLDKHMMLAKMAVEETGRGVYEDKITKNIFATEYVYHSIKYDKTVGVIEDNEYESFQKIAEPVGIIMGITPVTNPTSTTMFKALISIKTRNPIIFGFHPSAQNCSREAAKILLEAAVKHGAPADCIQWIDDPSMDRTNELMNHNDVALILATGGSGMVRAAYSCGKPALGVGPGNVPCFIEKSADINQAVTDLILSKSFDNGMICASEQAVIIEEPIFDQVKKKMIANGCYFVNKDEAAKLTAGAINAEKCAVNPAIVGQSAVSIAKLCGIEVPAGTKILVAEIEGVGTKFPLSAEKLSPVLACYKVKTAAEGIERAAEVVAFGGMGHSSVIHSTNEEVIGKFADRLQTGRIIVNSPSTHGAIGDIYNTNMPSLTLGCGSYGRNSTSSNVTAVNLINVKRVARRTVNMQWFKVPNKVYFEKGATQYLAKMPDITRVAIITDAMMVKLGYVEKVEHYLRQRQMPVAIEVFSDVEPDPSTTTVDRGTEMMRRFQPDCIIALGGGSPMDAAKAMWLFYEYPDTDFNDLKQKFMDIRKRIYKYPRLGVKAKFVAIPTTSGTGSEVTSFAVITDKNQGNTKYPLADYELTPDVAIVDPEFVYSLPKTAVADTGMDVLTHAIEAYVSVMANDYTDGLAIKAIQLVFQYLEQSALQGDKLAREKMHNASTIAGMAFANAFLGINHSLAHKWGGQYHTAHGRTNAILMPHVIRYNAKKPTKFASFPKYSHFVADERYAEIARILGLPARTTEEGVTSLINAIRNLNKTLGIEESFQEIGFDAKDFEAHVDYLADRAFEDQCTTANPKLPLVTELADVYRNAFYGKFE, translated from the coding sequence ATGGCTGTAAAGAACGAAGTCGCCCCAGCAAAAGAACCGACAGCAGGTCAGTATATTCAAACATTAATCGACAAAGCGAATAAAGCACACGCCGCATTCATGAAGATGGACCAGAAGCAGATTGACCGGATTGTGCAAGCCATGGCGCTTGCGGGTCTGGATAAACACATGATGCTTGCCAAGATGGCTGTAGAAGAAACAGGTCGCGGAGTGTATGAGGATAAAATTACCAAAAATATATTTGCAACAGAATATGTATACCACAGCATCAAGTATGACAAAACCGTAGGCGTAATTGAAGATAACGAGTACGAAAGCTTCCAGAAAATTGCGGAGCCGGTCGGTATTATTATGGGTATTACACCAGTAACCAATCCGACATCAACGACGATGTTTAAAGCACTGATTTCCATCAAGACACGTAACCCAATCATCTTTGGTTTCCACCCATCTGCACAGAATTGTAGCCGGGAAGCTGCTAAAATCCTGCTGGAAGCAGCTGTGAAACATGGTGCGCCAGCGGATTGTATTCAGTGGATTGATGATCCTTCCATGGATCGTACAAACGAACTGATGAATCACAATGATGTGGCTCTCATTCTGGCAACAGGCGGATCAGGCATGGTACGTGCAGCGTATAGCTGTGGTAAACCTGCACTGGGCGTAGGACCGGGTAACGTACCTTGTTTTATCGAGAAAAGCGCGGATATCAATCAGGCAGTGACGGATTTGATCCTGTCGAAATCCTTCGATAACGGCATGATCTGTGCTTCTGAGCAAGCAGTAATCATTGAAGAACCGATCTTTGATCAAGTGAAGAAAAAAATGATTGCGAACGGCTGTTACTTTGTTAACAAAGATGAAGCAGCAAAATTGACAGCAGGTGCGATTAATGCCGAGAAATGTGCGGTGAACCCGGCGATTGTTGGTCAATCTGCGGTGAGCATTGCGAAGTTGTGCGGCATTGAGGTTCCAGCAGGCACCAAAATTCTCGTGGCCGAGATTGAAGGGGTAGGTACGAAATTCCCATTGTCGGCTGAGAAATTAAGCCCGGTACTGGCTTGTTACAAAGTCAAAACGGCAGCAGAGGGCATTGAGCGTGCGGCAGAAGTGGTTGCTTTTGGCGGCATGGGTCACTCCTCGGTTATTCACTCCACAAATGAAGAAGTGATCGGCAAATTCGCAGATCGTCTGCAAACTGGACGGATTATTGTGAACTCACCATCCACACACGGTGCCATCGGGGATATCTACAACACGAATATGCCGTCACTGACATTGGGATGCGGATCATACGGACGTAACTCGACTTCTTCCAACGTAACCGCTGTGAACTTAATCAACGTGAAAAGGGTGGCTCGCCGTACCGTGAATATGCAGTGGTTCAAAGTGCCGAACAAAGTCTACTTCGAAAAAGGTGCAACACAGTATCTTGCCAAAATGCCTGACATCACACGTGTTGCGATTATTACGGATGCGATGATGGTGAAACTTGGATATGTGGAAAAGGTAGAACATTATCTTCGTCAACGGCAAATGCCGGTAGCGATCGAAGTATTCTCCGATGTAGAGCCAGATCCATCCACAACAACGGTAGATCGCGGAACGGAAATGATGCGTCGCTTCCAACCGGACTGCATTATCGCACTTGGCGGTGGATCACCGATGGATGCTGCCAAAGCGATGTGGTTGTTCTATGAATATCCGGACACGGACTTCAACGATCTGAAACAGAAATTCATGGATATCCGTAAACGGATCTACAAATATCCACGTCTCGGTGTAAAAGCGAAATTTGTAGCGATCCCAACAACATCGGGTACAGGTTCTGAAGTGACATCGTTCGCGGTTATCACGGATAAAAATCAAGGTAACACCAAATATCCATTGGCCGACTATGAGCTGACACCAGACGTAGCGATTGTCGATCCGGAATTCGTATACTCCCTGCCTAAAACGGCGGTTGCGGATACAGGTATGGACGTACTGACGCATGCGATTGAAGCATATGTGTCTGTTATGGCAAATGATTACACAGATGGACTTGCGATCAAAGCCATTCAACTGGTGTTCCAATACCTGGAGCAATCGGCACTGCAAGGCGACAAACTGGCACGTGAGAAAATGCATAATGCTTCCACAATTGCCGGTATGGCATTTGCCAACGCATTCCTGGGCATTAACCACAGCTTGGCGCACAAATGGGGCGGTCAGTACCACACCGCACACGGACGCACCAATGCAATCCTGATGCCACACGTCATTCGATACAACGCGAAAAAACCGACCAAATTTGCATCGTTCCCGAAATATTCGCACTTTGTAGCGGATGAGCGATATGCCGAAATCGCCCGTATCTTGGGATTGCCTGCTCGCACGACAGAAGAAGGCGTAACCAGTCTTATCAATGCCATCCGTAACCTGAACAAAACATTGGGCATTGAAGAATCGTTCCAGGAAATCGGATTTGATGCAAAAGACTTCGAAGCACATGTCGATTATCTGGCAGACCGTGCCTTCGAAGACCAATGTACAACCGCCAATCCGAAGTTGCCGTTGGTAACTGAACTGGCTGATGTATACCGCAACGCTTTCTACGGAAAGTTTGAATAA
- a CDS encoding Crp/Fnr family transcriptional regulator, translated as MRELTTVLEKRGNTNCFSEANFNHLLVTMKDRTYPEGTHLYWEGDVSDKLYYMKRGRAQITKSTDEGKELIMYMYQSGDMIGQADPFFGSKHSFSAEVLEDSEIGVLEHKDLEMLICQHCDFAIDFMKWMGIHHRLTQTKFRDLMLYGKPGALCSTLIRLSNSYGEPHGEHVIIHKKITHTDLSNMIGATRESVNRMLSDLRKKDAIEYDNGMIVIKDLKMLQGICHCELCPNEICRI; from the coding sequence ATGAGAGAACTAACGACTGTATTGGAAAAACGCGGCAATACCAACTGTTTCTCGGAAGCGAATTTCAACCATCTGCTGGTTACAATGAAAGATAGAACCTATCCTGAAGGTACCCATCTGTACTGGGAAGGAGACGTCTCTGACAAACTTTATTATATGAAACGGGGTCGTGCCCAGATCACCAAATCAACGGATGAAGGTAAGGAACTGATCATGTACATGTATCAATCCGGTGACATGATTGGCCAGGCTGATCCCTTCTTCGGCTCTAAACACAGCTTTTCAGCGGAAGTACTGGAAGACAGTGAAATTGGTGTACTGGAACACAAAGACCTGGAAATGCTGATATGCCAGCATTGTGACTTTGCGATCGACTTTATGAAATGGATGGGCATCCACCACCGGCTGACACAGACCAAGTTCCGGGACCTCATGTTATATGGCAAACCGGGTGCGCTCTGTTCTACCCTCATTCGGTTGTCGAATTCGTATGGTGAGCCTCATGGAGAGCATGTCATTATTCACAAAAAAATTACCCACACGGATCTGTCTAATATGATTGGAGCCACCCGTGAAAGTGTAAACCGCATGTTAAGCGATCTTCGTAAGAAAGATGCGATTGAATATGACAATGGCATGATCGTCATCAAAGATCTGAAGATGCTGCAAGGCATCTGTCACTGTGAACTTTGTCCGAATGAGATCTGTCGTATTTGA
- a CDS encoding helix-turn-helix domain-containing protein produces the protein MCPRFETAFSFLGKRWNGLIIQTLMSGSKRFKDISNLIPSMSDKMLSERMKDLESEGILVRHVYPETPVRIEYELTDKGRALQPVMNQIQDWAEKWVD, from the coding sequence ATGTGTCCGCGTTTTGAGACGGCGTTTTCTTTTTTGGGCAAGCGCTGGAATGGTTTAATTATTCAAACGTTGATGAGTGGTTCAAAGCGATTCAAGGATATCTCCAATCTAATTCCGTCCATGAGTGACAAGATGTTGTCCGAACGGATGAAGGACCTGGAGAGTGAAGGTATTCTGGTTCGTCACGTCTATCCCGAGACGCCGGTTCGTATTGAATATGAACTGACGGATAAAGGTAGAGCGCTCCAGCCTGTCATGAATCAAATTCAAGACTGGGCTGAGAAGTGGGTTGACTAG
- a CDS encoding trehalose utilization protein ThuA: MINVTIWNEFVHEKIHDEVREVYPDGLHRALADGLGGEGFAIRTATLDQPEHGLSDEVLNSTDVLIWWGHMAHDRVSDEISQKVAQRVLNGMGMIVLHSGHFSKPFKALMGTSCDLKWRVADEQEIVWCVNPSHPIADGIEGKIVLEKEEMYGEFFDIPVPDELVFVSNFQGGEVFRSGCTFRRGEGKIFYFRPGHETYPTYYKPEILRVISNAVKWAYPARSFKPEFGKSEPVRPFGGVLV; this comes from the coding sequence ATGATCAACGTCACCATTTGGAATGAATTTGTCCATGAGAAAATTCACGATGAAGTAAGGGAAGTCTACCCGGATGGTCTGCATCGAGCGCTGGCTGACGGACTTGGCGGCGAAGGCTTTGCTATTCGGACGGCTACACTGGATCAGCCTGAACACGGATTAAGTGATGAAGTGCTGAATTCCACGGATGTGCTCATATGGTGGGGACATATGGCACACGATCGCGTAAGCGATGAGATCTCACAAAAGGTTGCGCAGCGAGTGCTGAACGGCATGGGAATGATTGTGCTCCATTCAGGTCACTTCTCCAAACCATTCAAAGCACTGATGGGAACCAGCTGCGATCTGAAATGGCGTGTAGCTGACGAGCAGGAAATTGTATGGTGTGTTAATCCATCCCATCCAATTGCGGATGGCATCGAGGGCAAGATTGTATTGGAAAAAGAAGAGATGTACGGGGAGTTCTTCGATATTCCAGTACCCGATGAACTGGTGTTTGTAAGCAACTTCCAGGGTGGGGAAGTATTCCGGAGCGGATGCACGTTCCGGCGTGGTGAAGGTAAAATTTTCTATTTTCGACCAGGTCATGAGACGTATCCGACCTATTACAAACCGGAAATATTAAGAGTGATCAGCAATGCTGTGAAATGGGCATATCCTGCCCGCAGCTTTAAGCCGGAATTTGGCAAGAGTGAACCTGTTAGACCGTTTGGCGGCGTGCTGGTCTAG